A portion of the Echeneis naucrates chromosome 5, fEcheNa1.1, whole genome shotgun sequence genome contains these proteins:
- the LOC115044185 gene encoding uncharacterized protein LOC115044185: MFDNFTEMMITACFSLHRKPARLQRAVGAVRSGSSYRPVPLLTAAPVCALIDEQIHIEGSFLPPHCPVTVCAQIHSEDGDLWEAFTHYNTNVEGTINCKDQAIGGSYLVCEPMGLFWGLQPAPGGRQGLRQVIKTSSQSHRHYMSLLEGHVSSSDGQNTELATSAYSLLRDPCQVCAERTGIVGLSYGVYLTLRIATQTDAKPSCLICISGSVGISMKYSDAMGEDDLSYATHAAAWEDAWKKILDYMENNLRR, translated from the exons ATGTTTGACAACTTTACAGAAATGATGATAACAGCATGCTTCAGTTTACACAGGAAGCCAGCCCGTTTGCAGCGTGCAGTAG GTGCAGTTCGATCGGGAAGCAGCTACAGGCCAGTCCCTCTGTTGACAGCTGCTCCTGTTTGTGCCCTCATAGATGAACAGATCCACATTGAAGGATCTTTCCTGCCCCCACATTGTCCAGTTACAGTGTGTGCACAAATCCATAGTGAGGATGGTGATTTGTGGGAAGCATTTACGCATTATAATACAAATGTAGAAGGGACTATTAACTGCAA GGATCAGGCAATTGGGGGTTCATATCTAGTCTGTGAGCCAATGGGACTCTTCTGGGGGCTGCAACCGGCTCCAGGAGGAAGACAAGGTTTGAGGCAAGTGATAAAAACAAGTTCACAGAGTCACAGACACT aCATGTCCTTACTGGAGGGGCATGTGTCATCCAGTGATGGACAGAACACCGAACTGGCTACT TCAGCATACAGCTTACTTCGGGATCCTTGTCAGGTCTGTGCTGAAAGAACTGGTATCGTCGGCCTGTCATATGGAGTCTATTTGACTCTTCGAATTGCCACTCAGACAGATGCCAAG CCATCATGTTTGATTTGTATCAGCGGGTCAGTTGGAATTTCGATGAAGTATTCAGATGCAA TGGGAGAAGATGACCTGAGCTATGCAACCCATGCAGCTGCCTGGGAAGATGCCTGGAAAAAGATTTTGGATTATATGGAAAACAACCTGAGACGTTGA
- the sys1 gene encoding protein SYS1 homolog: MASHFRSYIWDPVLIVCQIVLMQCIYYSFLGLWLAGVDSLVQTSRSLDQIFSYEALGFATMQGRLSMMAFILNSLTCAIGLWFFIRRGKQCLDFTVTVHFFHMIGCWIYNAHLPAALSWWLVNVACMALMAVIGEYLCMRTELRAIPVNSGPKSNL, encoded by the exons ATGGCCAGTCACTTCCGCAGCTACATCTGGGACCCCGTCCTCATTGtgtgtcagattgtgttgatGCAGTGCATCTACTACAGTTTCTTGGGCCTCTGGTTGGCTGGAGTGGACAGTCTGGTGCAAACGAGTCGGTCACTGGATCAGATCTTTAGCTATGAA GCCCTTGGCTTTGCGACAATGCAAGGAAGGCTCTCGATGATGGCGTTCATCCTGAACTCCCTCACCTG TGCTATAGGACTGTGGTTCTTCATCCGCCGGGGGAAACAGTGCCTGgacttcactgtcactgtacATTTCTTCCACATGATCGGCTGCTGGATCTATAACGCTCATCTCCCAGCTGCACTGTCTTGGTGGCTTGTCAATGTAGCCTGCATGGCCTTGATGGCCGTCATTGGAGAGTACTTGTGCATGCGGACTGAGCTCAGGGCCATTCCCGTCAACAGCGGACCTAAGTCTAACCTGTGA